The following are encoded together in the Triticum dicoccoides isolate Atlit2015 ecotype Zavitan chromosome 6B, WEW_v2.0, whole genome shotgun sequence genome:
- the LOC119323210 gene encoding dehydrin DHN3-like yields the protein MEHQGHGTGEKKGIMENIKEKLPGGHQQTAGTHGQQGHTRMTGTEMHDTTATGGTFGQQGHTGTTGTGTHGTAGTGEKKSLMDKVKEKLPGQH from the coding sequence ATGGAGCACCAGGGACACGGCACCGGCGAGAAGAAAGGCATCATGGAGAACATCAAGGAGAAGCTCCCCGGTGGCCACCAGCAGACCGCTGGCACCCACGGGCAGCAGGGACACACTAGAATGACCGGCACGGAGATGCATGACACCACGGCCACCGGCGGCACCTTTGGGCAGCAGGGACACACCGGAACGACTGGCACTGGGACACACGGCACAGCTGGGACCGGCGAGAAGAAGAGCCTCATGGACAAGGTCAAGGAGAAGCTGCCTGGACAGCACTAA